Proteins encoded by one window of Molothrus ater isolate BHLD 08-10-18 breed brown headed cowbird chromosome 12, BPBGC_Mater_1.1, whole genome shotgun sequence:
- the HSD11B2 gene encoding 11-beta-hydroxysteroid dehydrogenase type 2, translating into MEPGLERWAHGALWAALAGSLALRAARRAPGPGRGLGPPLGRGLVLPLALLAALQSLCRAWLPLPLGLALAAAAAGLLLWRAAPRGLLPVAGRAVLVTGCDSGFGQATARHLDIMGFQVFASVLDLQSPGAQELRQSCSSRLTLLQMDLTKTEDIQRVLQHIQAHTNSTGLWGLVNNAGFNDTIADAELSPLGKFRTCMEVNFFGSLELTKGLLPLLRSAGGRIVTVSSPAGDMPFPCLAAYGASKAALSLVMDTFRSELQPWGIKVSLILPGYYKTGTTCDPAFWNLHKQQLLASLPQELLQAYGEDYVEEINQQFIQFMKVAVEDLSAVVNSITEGLLAANPAVRYYPGQGLGIMYFIHRYLPYFVRDLFLKGFFINPKLPRALRREHHKDVKKA; encoded by the exons ATGGAGCCGGGGCTGGAGCGCTGGGCGCACGGCGCGCTGTGGGCGGCTCTGGCCGGCAGCCTGGCGctgcgggcggcgcggcgggcgccggggccgggccgggggctggGGCCGCCGCTGGGCCGGGGGCTGGTGCTGCCGCTGGCGCTGCTGGCCGCGCTGCAGAGCCTGTGCCGCGCCTGGCTGCcgctgcccctggggctggccctggccgccgccgccgccgggctgctgctgtggcGGGCGGCGCCCCGCGGGCTGCTGCCGGTGGCGGGCAGAGCCGTCCTTGTCACAG GATGTGACTCGGGCTTTGGGCAGGCAACAGCCAGGCACTTGGACATCATGGGCTTTCAGGTGTTTGCCAGCGTGCTGGACCTGCAGAGTCCTGGTGCCCAGGAGCTGCGCCAGAGCTGCTCATCGAGGCTGACGCTGCTGCAGATGGACCTGACCAAGACAGAGGACATCCAGCGCGTCCTGCAGCATATCCAGGCCCACACCAACAGCACAG gaCTCTGGGGCCTGGTGAACAACGCTGGGTTCAATGACACCATCGCCGACGCTGAGCTCTCGCCGCTGGGCAAGTTCCGCACCTGCATGGAGGTGAACTTCTTTGGCTCCCTGGAGCTCACCAaggggctgctgcccctgctccgCTCTGCTGGTGGCCGCATTGTCACCgtgagcagccctgcag GTGACAtgcccttcccctgcctggcagcctACGGGGCCTCGAAGGCAGCCCTCAGCCTGGTCATGGACACCTTCCGCAgtgagctccagccctggggcatcAAAGTCAGCCTCATCCTGCCTGGATACTACAAAACAG GGACGACGTGTGACCCTGCCTTCTGGAACCTGCATAAGCAGCAGCTGTTGGCCagcctgccccaggagctgctgcaggcctaTGGCGAGGACTATGTGGAGGAGATCAACCAGCAGTTCATCCAGTTCATGAAGGTGGCAGTGGAGGACCTCAGCGCAGTGGTGAACAGCATCACAGAGGGGCTTCTGGCTGCCAACCCAGCCGTGCGCTACTACCCAGGGCAGGGCCTTGGGATCATGTATTTCATACACCGCTACCTGCCCTACTTTGTCCGAGACTTGTTCTTGAAAGGATTCTTCATCAACCCCAAGCTGCCCCGAGCCCTGCGGCGAGAGCACCACAAGGATGTGAAGAAGGCCTGA